A single Tuberibacillus sp. Marseille-P3662 DNA region contains:
- a CDS encoding cytochrome ubiquinol oxidase subunit I, protein MFGTNMGVHIIFATLGVGIPLMILSAELVYQKTKDRDYEVMAKRWTKGFAVLLGVGIPTGTIAGVQLMLLWPGFMEVIGEVMSLPFQIELYAFFLEALFMSIYVYASDRLSPWMRILSVFLVTLGATASAVLITNVHAFEGTPTGFEMQNGEVVNVDPWAAFFNPSFGVSALHVSISAFMTGAFMIATIAAYKMLKESGQTRIYQFHRKALIMSLTVGGIFSVMTAVNGHETAQMLHETQPEKLAAAEGLFETTDHAPLAIGGIVSREDREIKYAIEIPWALSFLAGNRFDTEVQGLEAYPKKLWPPLFIHILFNAMVGIGFFLLFLSIVGFLWHRFKKNQVFPKVLMVLFVLAGPLAILAIEFGWIFACTGRQPWIIYHVMLTSEAVTKAGHLDVLFALFLFIYLVLIVAVVLVLYFMFRRSPLNDDLPASYR, encoded by the coding sequence ATGTTTGGAACGAATATGGGCGTGCATATCATTTTCGCCACATTGGGCGTCGGCATTCCATTAATGATTTTAAGTGCCGAGTTAGTCTATCAAAAAACGAAAGATCGCGATTATGAAGTGATGGCCAAAAGATGGACAAAGGGTTTTGCCGTCTTATTAGGTGTGGGCATTCCGACTGGGACTATTGCTGGTGTCCAATTGATGTTGTTATGGCCAGGATTCATGGAAGTAATTGGTGAAGTGATGTCCCTACCTTTTCAAATCGAGCTTTATGCCTTTTTCTTAGAGGCCTTATTTATGTCCATCTATGTCTACGCGTCGGATCGATTGAGCCCTTGGATGCGGATTTTGAGTGTTTTTCTCGTTACGTTAGGGGCTACAGCGTCGGCTGTCCTTATTACCAATGTTCATGCTTTTGAAGGGACGCCAACGGGTTTTGAGATGCAAAATGGTGAAGTTGTTAATGTTGATCCATGGGCTGCTTTTTTCAATCCAAGTTTCGGTGTTTCTGCGCTACATGTTTCTATTTCGGCGTTTATGACCGGTGCTTTTATGATCGCAACAATTGCCGCATATAAAATGTTAAAGGAAAGTGGACAGACACGGATTTATCAATTTCATAGGAAAGCCTTAATTATGTCTTTAACCGTGGGTGGCATCTTTTCTGTTATGACTGCTGTAAATGGTCATGAAACGGCTCAGATGCTGCATGAAACCCAACCGGAAAAATTAGCAGCAGCTGAAGGGCTTTTTGAAACGACCGATCATGCGCCTTTAGCAATTGGAGGGATTGTTAGCCGTGAGGACCGAGAGATCAAATATGCGATAGAAATTCCTTGGGCTTTAAGTTTTCTAGCGGGAAATCGATTTGACACCGAAGTTCAAGGCTTGGAAGCCTATCCAAAGAAATTATGGCCGCCACTATTCATCCATATATTATTTAATGCTATGGTGGGAATTGGCTTTTTTTTGCTTTTCCTATCAATTGTCGGTTTTTTGTGGCACAGATTTAAAAAGAATCAAGTGTTTCCTAAAGTTTTAATGGTGTTATTTGTGTTAGCTGGACCTTTGGCGATCTTAGCCATTGAATTTGGTTGGATTTTTGCATGTACAGGCCGTCAGCCATGGATCATTTATCATGTCATGTTAACGAGTGAGGCTGTTACCAAGGCAGGTCATTTAGATGTGCTTTTTGCCTTATTCCTATTCATCTACCTTGTGTTAATTGTGGCTGTTGTGCTAGTCCTTTACTTCATGTTCCGCCGTAGTCCTTTAAATGACGATCTTCCTGCCTCATACCGTTAA
- a CDS encoding rhodanese-like domain-containing protein, whose product MVKDIQPKDVQEKLEKGETLNIIDVREDEEVAEGMIPEAKHIPLGDVEDRLDEIDKGQEHIMVCRSGGRSGKAAKYLEDKGYNVLNMEGGMLAYEGGTKPKL is encoded by the coding sequence ATGGTTAAAGATATTCAACCGAAAGACGTTCAGGAAAAGCTGGAAAAGGGCGAAACACTCAACATTATTGATGTCCGCGAAGATGAAGAAGTGGCAGAAGGTATGATTCCAGAGGCCAAGCACATTCCGCTTGGTGACGTTGAGGACCGTTTAGATGAAATTGATAAAGGTCAAGAACACATTATGGTTTGCCGGTCCGGCGGCCGTAGCGGAAAAGCCGCAAAATACCTGGAAGACAAGGGCTATAATGTTCTAAATATGGAAGGTGGCATGCTGGCTTATGAAGGTGGAACCAAACCCAAACTATAA
- a CDS encoding sulfite exporter TauE/SafE family protein — protein sequence MDLSFIITVFVIGFIGSLLSGMLGIGGAIINYPMLLYIPVLLGLAGFNAYEVSGIVAVQVFFATLSGVLVYRKGGYLNKHLIVIMGISVLVGSFIGGYGSRFLTEGGINLVYGILAVIASVMMFLPKRGKDEINDDDLQYHRGLAAILTMIVGIGAGIVGAGGAFLLVPMMLVILKIPTRVTIATSLAVTFMSSIGATTGKLVTGQVPFMPALVIAAASLIASPLGATAGKKMNVKWLQGLLALLILATTIKIWFNILY from the coding sequence ATGGACCTATCATTTATTATAACGGTCTTTGTCATCGGTTTTATTGGGTCACTCTTATCCGGGATGCTTGGCATCGGCGGTGCTATTATCAATTATCCGATGTTGCTCTATATCCCTGTCCTTCTTGGATTGGCTGGATTTAATGCTTATGAAGTGTCAGGTATTGTCGCTGTTCAGGTGTTTTTTGCGACACTTTCAGGGGTGCTTGTGTATCGAAAAGGCGGCTATTTAAATAAACATTTAATCGTCATCATGGGAATCAGTGTATTAGTCGGCAGTTTTATCGGTGGATATGGCTCCCGTTTTCTGACTGAAGGGGGTATCAATCTGGTATACGGCATTTTAGCCGTGATTGCCTCTGTTATGATGTTTCTTCCAAAAAGAGGGAAAGATGAGATTAACGATGATGACCTCCAATATCATCGAGGACTGGCAGCTATCCTAACGATGATTGTCGGCATTGGCGCAGGTATTGTTGGTGCCGGGGGTGCCTTTTTGCTCGTTCCAATGATGCTGGTGATCTTGAAAATCCCGACAAGAGTGACGATTGCGACTTCACTAGCGGTGACATTTATGTCATCCATAGGTGCAACAACGGGCAAATTAGTCACTGGGCAAGTCCCGTTCATGCCAGCCCTTGTGATAGCAGCAGCCAGTCTCATTGCCTCCCCCCTTGGTGCAACAGCGGGCAAAAAGATGAACGTCAAATGGCTGCAAGGTCTATTGGCCCTATTGATTCTAGCAACGACCATCAAAATATGGTTTAATATTTTATATTAA
- a CDS encoding cytochrome d ubiquinol oxidase subunit II — protein sequence MTNEALAITILWSFIFVYAVAASIDFGSGFWSMIYQNRRKMSATNIANRFLSPSWEVTNVFIVLIVVALFSYFPGASYALGSLLLIPGSVVLLLLSIRSGFMVFAHSVQNEHYKKVMTLLSGTSGFLIPILLILVLPIINGSFIQVVNDVQLVDFNKLLTSLSFVAFAGFAITNTLFLSSLLLADYSHVADDEEAYHTYRRDAMILGPFTFILTGFILYALNQETHWLYDQLMDLKPYLVLAAVMFVLGYGMLWVPSKRWEFLGRPRLAVIGVVLQYLFAGYAYGQAQYPYIIHPYITISEGFTDPATFRALSISYLIGFLILFPGFILFWRMFMSDRRYVKSNRKD from the coding sequence ATGACAAATGAAGCGTTAGCTATAACCATTCTATGGAGTTTCATCTTTGTATATGCCGTAGCCGCCTCTATTGACTTTGGGTCTGGCTTTTGGTCGATGATTTATCAAAATCGACGCAAAATGAGTGCCACAAACATTGCCAATCGTTTTTTATCGCCCTCGTGGGAAGTGACTAACGTATTTATCGTATTGATTGTTGTAGCATTGTTTAGCTATTTTCCAGGTGCGTCTTATGCTTTGGGGTCACTGTTATTAATACCTGGAAGTGTTGTGTTGTTACTGTTATCCATTCGGAGTGGCTTTATGGTTTTTGCCCATTCTGTTCAAAACGAGCATTATAAAAAGGTAATGACGCTATTATCAGGTACCAGTGGGTTTTTAATTCCGATTTTATTAATCTTAGTTTTGCCGATCATTAACGGCAGTTTTATTCAAGTGGTTAATGATGTCCAATTAGTGGACTTTAATAAGTTATTGACGAGTCTCAGTTTTGTGGCATTTGCTGGCTTTGCCATTACGAATACCTTATTTTTATCCTCATTATTGTTGGCGGATTATTCGCACGTGGCTGATGATGAAGAGGCTTATCATACTTATCGGCGCGATGCGATGATACTTGGTCCCTTCACCTTTATTTTGACAGGTTTCATTCTCTACGCTTTAAATCAGGAAACGCATTGGTTATATGATCAATTGATGGACTTAAAGCCCTATTTGGTACTCGCTGCCGTTATGTTTGTTCTCGGTTATGGAATGTTATGGGTCCCGTCAAAGCGTTGGGAATTTTTAGGCAGACCTCGATTGGCAGTGATCGGTGTTGTTTTACAGTATCTATTTGCAGGCTATGCCTATGGGCAAGCACAATATCCTTACATTATTCACCCGTATATCACCATTAGTGAAGGCTTCACGGATCCAGCAACATTTCGAGCTCTCTCCATCAGTTATCTCATCGGCTTTCTGATTTTGTTTCCGGGATTTATATTATTTTGGCGGATGTTCATGTCTGATCGACGTTATGTGAAATCAAACAGAAAGGATTAA
- a CDS encoding YndM family protein, with amino-acid sequence METVTVMIIKFVSSVIAFAIGMDLFFDATFVDILSFSLFVTIVSYVIGDRIILPRLGNTTATIADFLLTYTSVWIFGSILLDNYMQIAWGSILSAVLISAVEVFVHHYLLNLMSSHRNNAEHKPFTFDRMPAYETEFAKEHESEDEKEPKK; translated from the coding sequence ATGGAAACTGTAACTGTCATGATCATTAAGTTTGTTTCAAGTGTCATTGCGTTCGCAATCGGCATGGATTTATTTTTTGATGCAACCTTTGTTGATATTCTTTCCTTTAGTCTCTTCGTCACCATTGTTTCTTATGTAATAGGAGATCGGATCATTTTGCCGCGGTTAGGGAACACAACGGCAACTATCGCTGATTTTCTTTTAACTTATACAAGTGTTTGGATTTTCGGGAGTATCCTTCTCGATAATTATATGCAAATTGCGTGGGGCAGCATACTGTCAGCTGTTCTCATTTCAGCCGTAGAAGTGTTTGTTCATCACTACTTGCTCAACCTTATGTCCTCCCATCGAAACAATGCTGAACACAAGCCATTCACCTTTGATCGGATGCCGGCTTATGAAACGGAATTTGCTAAGGAACACGAAAGCGAAGATGAGAAAGAGCCCAAAAAGTAA
- a CDS encoding class I SAM-dependent methyltransferase gives MSGHRFKPENADKLLSDDRKQRLPYDQVIDRLALDPNDVVADLGAGNGYFTIPMANHTEETVYAVDIELKMLEMLKKRAKETHVENIEYVNSDLETIPMDDHSIDKVLIAFVIHEVPSVVNTLNEIKRILKPGGTVMVIEWEAVESEDGPPLHERLASKELMKVLQDHGFQATPYQLNAINYAIEATVN, from the coding sequence ATGTCAGGACATCGATTTAAACCCGAAAATGCTGATAAATTATTAAGTGATGACAGGAAACAACGACTCCCTTATGATCAGGTTATTGACAGACTAGCGTTGGATCCAAATGATGTTGTGGCCGATTTGGGCGCGGGAAACGGCTATTTTACTATTCCAATGGCTAACCATACGGAAGAAACCGTTTATGCCGTTGATATTGAACTGAAAATGCTTGAAATGTTAAAAAAGCGGGCAAAGGAAACACATGTTGAGAATATTGAGTATGTCAACAGTGACTTAGAAACGATCCCAATGGATGATCATTCGATTGACAAAGTACTGATCGCCTTTGTCATTCACGAGGTACCGAGTGTCGTAAATACGCTTAATGAGATCAAACGCATCTTAAAGCCAGGGGGAACTGTGATGGTTATCGAATGGGAAGCCGTTGAATCGGAGGATGGACCACCGCTTCATGAAAGGTTGGCTTCAAAAGAACTGATGAAAGTGTTACAAGACCATGGGTTTCAAGCAACGCCATACCAGCTCAATGCCATCAATTATGCCATTGAGGCCACAGTCAATTGA
- a CDS encoding ferritin family protein, translating into MSYPNHWTVSNQVNPYHNHSLYPQMFETRPHLLPDNNMDQRQFQVLLQSIMKGIQGEAQAIDFYTRLIKQAPNERQRDSIQHALDDEKIHLQQFSQLYTELSGREPNYTFNPVQFRQYHEGLYKAYDSELEAYEMYRDVYLSTTDQRVRDIFLRAFTDEIEHASRFSFMYFDLQNTPGQRQTETGPDNIN; encoded by the coding sequence ATGTCATATCCTAATCATTGGACAGTTTCAAATCAAGTTAACCCTTACCATAATCATTCATTATATCCACAAATGTTTGAAACAAGACCTCACCTGTTGCCAGACAACAACATGGATCAGCGACAATTCCAAGTTTTATTACAGTCGATCATGAAAGGTATTCAAGGCGAAGCACAAGCGATTGACTTTTACACAAGATTAATAAAGCAGGCTCCAAATGAAAGACAAAGAGATTCGATTCAACACGCCTTAGATGATGAAAAAATACATTTACAACAATTTTCTCAACTCTATACTGAATTAAGTGGTAGGGAACCCAATTATACATTTAATCCGGTTCAGTTTAGACAGTATCACGAAGGATTATATAAGGCTTATGATTCAGAATTAGAGGCCTATGAAATGTATCGGGATGTGTACCTATCTACGACGGACCAACGAGTTAGAGATATTTTTCTAAGAGCGTTTACGGATGAAATTGAGCACGCGAGTCGGTTTAGTTTTATGTATTTCGATCTTCAAAACACACCGGGGCAAAGACAGACTGAAACCGGGCCAGACAATATTAATTAA
- a CDS encoding MBL fold metallo-hydrolase, with product MSFKTMTTKELAKKIVNNEKQFILDVRATDAFADWKIEGKNIEVINEPYFNLIDDVAAVKDRLPDDEPKLVVCAKGGSSEMVAEQLIDAGFENVYSLEGGMKAWSEHLEPVKIADLNGSGELYQFVRLGKGCLSYMILSDGVAAVFDANRMTDVYKSFAEEKDAVIKYTVDTHLHADHISGGKQLADDVGGTYYLPPKDASDVTFDYTPLEDGSDISIGNTKIKVQPLYSPGHTLGSTSLIINDQYLLTGDILFVQSIGRPDLAGKADDWVADLRETLYQRYRDLSQDMMVLPAHYSTVKELGDKGQVQARLGDLYNDNKGLQVSDDRKFRQMVTENLPPQPNAYQDIRETNMGKKTPEEDKQRDMEIGPNRCAIHE from the coding sequence ATGTCCTTTAAAACCATGACAACCAAAGAATTAGCAAAAAAAATTGTTAATAACGAAAAACAATTCATCCTTGACGTAAGAGCAACCGATGCATTTGCTGATTGGAAAATTGAGGGAAAAAATATTGAGGTGATTAATGAACCCTACTTTAACTTAATTGATGACGTTGCAGCGGTGAAAGACCGTCTCCCTGATGATGAACCAAAACTAGTTGTCTGTGCCAAAGGCGGGTCATCCGAGATGGTAGCCGAGCAGCTCATTGATGCCGGTTTTGAAAATGTCTATTCACTTGAAGGCGGCATGAAAGCTTGGAGCGAACATCTCGAGCCGGTTAAAATCGCTGACCTTAATGGGAGCGGTGAATTGTATCAATTCGTTCGCTTGGGTAAAGGCTGTCTGTCGTACATGATCCTTTCAGATGGTGTGGCCGCTGTATTTGATGCCAACCGTATGACTGATGTATACAAGTCTTTTGCCGAGGAAAAGGACGCTGTCATCAAATACACTGTTGATACCCATTTGCATGCTGATCATATTTCCGGCGGGAAACAACTTGCAGATGATGTCGGCGGTACTTACTATTTGCCGCCAAAAGACGCAAGTGACGTGACGTTTGATTATACACCGCTGGAGGATGGCAGCGATATCTCGATTGGCAACACAAAAATTAAGGTACAGCCACTTTATTCACCCGGTCACACCCTTGGCAGCACATCCTTAATCATTAATGACCAATATTTGCTGACAGGCGATATCTTGTTTGTTCAATCCATCGGTCGCCCGGACCTTGCGGGAAAAGCAGACGACTGGGTCGCTGACCTTAGAGAAACCTTGTATCAACGCTATAGAGATCTGTCACAGGATATGATGGTTCTGCCAGCACACTATTCTACTGTGAAAGAGCTTGGCGACAAGGGTCAAGTACAGGCGCGGCTAGGCGATCTTTATAACGATAATAAAGGACTTCAAGTCAGTGATGATCGTAAGTTCCGTCAAATGGTGACTGAGAACTTACCGCCACAGCCCAATGCTTACCAAGACATTCGTGAAACGAATATGGGTAAGAAAACGCCTGAAGAAGACAAACAACGTGACATGGAAATTGGACCAAACCGTTGTGCGATCCACGAATAA
- a CDS encoding DsrE/DsrF/DrsH-like family protein — MTDQKERSTIVLFSGDLDKAIAAYIIANGAAAYDREVTIFHTFWGLNLLRKNELVQTKKGFLEKMFGKMMPRGADKMGLSKMNFGGMGPKMIKRVMNKHNVQTLPQLVDMAQEQGVKLVACTMTMDLLGLKEDELIDGLDYAGVAAYLADAEQSNHNLFI; from the coding sequence ATGACGGACCAAAAAGAAAGGTCCACCATCGTTCTTTTTAGCGGTGATCTTGATAAAGCGATTGCCGCCTATATCATCGCCAATGGGGCCGCGGCCTATGATCGTGAAGTGACCATCTTCCATACATTCTGGGGATTGAATTTACTTCGCAAAAACGAATTGGTTCAAACGAAGAAAGGGTTCCTAGAAAAAATGTTTGGCAAAATGATGCCGCGCGGAGCTGACAAAATGGGATTATCTAAAATGAATTTTGGCGGCATGGGCCCGAAAATGATCAAACGTGTGATGAACAAACACAATGTGCAAACACTACCGCAATTGGTTGATATGGCTCAGGAACAAGGTGTTAAATTAGTTGCCTGCACCATGACCATGGATTTGCTAGGTCTCAAGGAAGATGAACTGATTGACGGATTGGATTATGCAGGTGTTGCCGCATACCTTGCTGATGCTGAACAATCCAATCACAATCTATTTATTTAA
- a CDS encoding sulfurtransferase TusA family protein, translated as MKADKVLDATGMACPMPVVKTKKAMDDINTGQVLEVQATDKGAKSDLAAWAKSGNHELLENTEEDGVLKFWIKKG; from the coding sequence ATGAAAGCAGATAAAGTCCTAGATGCGACAGGAATGGCCTGCCCGATGCCTGTTGTTAAAACGAAAAAGGCTATGGATGACATTAATACCGGTCAAGTCTTGGAAGTCCAAGCGACTGATAAAGGAGCCAAAAGTGATTTGGCGGCATGGGCTAAGTCCGGCAATCATGAGTTGTTAGAGAATACAGAAGAAGACGGCGTATTGAAATTTTGGATTAAAAAAGGTTAA
- a CDS encoding malate:quinone oxidoreductase codes for MSNRQTKTDVILIGAGVMSATLGSLLKELAPDWDIKVFEKLANAGEESSNEWNNAGTGHSALCELNYTTEKSDGSIDISKAITINEQFQLSRQLWSYLVNSGLIHDPENFIMPLPHMSYVQGEQNVNFLKKRYEALSSNPLFQGMEFSDDPEKLKDWIPLIMDGRTSNDPIAATKIDSGTDVNFGALTRMLFDHLESNNVEINYQHSVEDIKRTSDGSWEVKVQDVVSGKIEYHTAKFVFIGGGGGSLPLLQKTGIPESKHIGGFPVSGLFMVCNNPEVVGQHHAKVYGKAKVGAPPMSVPHLDTRYIDDKKTLLFGPFAGFSPKFLKTGSNFDLIGSVKPNNVFTMLAAGAKNLPLTKYLIQQLLLSKEQRMEELREFVPNAKSEDWDLVVAGQRVQVIKDTDEGGKGTLQFGTEVVSAADGSVAALLGASPGASTAVHVMLDVINRCFPQHLKEWEPKIKEMIPSYGVSLVDNPELFKDIHSSTAQTLGLRENLPEQS; via the coding sequence ATCAGTAACAGACAAACTAAAACAGACGTGATCTTAATTGGTGCCGGAGTCATGAGCGCGACTTTGGGATCATTACTGAAGGAATTAGCACCTGATTGGGACATTAAGGTGTTTGAAAAACTCGCAAATGCAGGAGAAGAAAGCTCTAACGAATGGAACAATGCGGGGACGGGTCATTCTGCACTGTGCGAACTTAACTACACAACCGAAAAATCAGATGGATCTATAGACATTAGTAAAGCGATAACAATTAATGAACAATTTCAGCTTTCAAGACAGCTCTGGTCTTATCTTGTCAACAGCGGCTTGATACACGATCCGGAGAACTTTATCATGCCATTGCCTCATATGAGTTACGTACAGGGGGAACAGAATGTCAATTTTTTGAAAAAGCGTTATGAAGCTCTTTCAAGTAATCCTTTGTTTCAAGGGATGGAATTTTCCGATGACCCTGAAAAACTCAAGGATTGGATCCCACTGATCATGGATGGTCGTACATCGAATGATCCGATAGCGGCAACAAAAATCGACTCGGGAACGGATGTCAACTTCGGGGCTTTAACGCGCATGTTGTTTGACCACTTAGAGAGTAACAATGTCGAAATAAACTACCAGCATAGTGTTGAGGATATTAAACGGACAAGTGACGGCTCATGGGAAGTGAAAGTGCAAGATGTCGTCAGCGGCAAAATCGAATACCATACAGCAAAGTTCGTCTTTATCGGCGGTGGAGGCGGAAGTCTGCCTTTACTACAAAAAACCGGTATTCCTGAGTCCAAACATATTGGAGGATTTCCGGTAAGCGGGCTATTCATGGTATGTAACAATCCGGAAGTTGTAGGGCAGCACCATGCAAAAGTATACGGTAAAGCTAAGGTTGGTGCTCCGCCAATGTCTGTACCGCATCTTGATACAAGATATATTGATGACAAAAAAACATTACTGTTTGGACCGTTTGCCGGCTTCTCACCAAAATTCTTAAAAACGGGTTCAAATTTTGATTTGATCGGTTCCGTAAAACCTAATAATGTCTTCACTATGTTAGCGGCTGGCGCGAAAAATTTGCCTTTGACAAAATATCTGATCCAGCAACTTCTGTTATCGAAGGAACAGCGTATGGAAGAATTACGTGAGTTTGTTCCGAACGCCAAAAGCGAGGATTGGGATTTAGTGGTAGCGGGTCAACGGGTGCAAGTGATCAAAGATACTGATGAGGGCGGCAAAGGAACACTTCAATTTGGTACAGAAGTGGTTAGTGCTGCTGATGGCTCAGTAGCCGCATTACTCGGCGCTTCTCCGGGTGCCTCTACCGCTGTTCACGTCATGCTTGATGTGATAAACAGATGCTTCCCGCAACATTTAAAAGAGTGGGAACCAAAAATAAAAGAAATGATTCCTTCATACGGCGTGTCCCTCGTGGATAACCCAGAGCTTTTCAAGGACATTCATTCTTCAACGGCGCAGACGCTTGGTTTGCGCGAAAACTTGCCTGAACAAAGTTAA
- a CDS encoding metal-sensitive transcriptional regulator — MQYDEKVKNRMRRIEGQVRGVIKMMEEEKDCRDLVSQMSAVRSALDKSIAVIVSSNLEQCVREQVDKDEPTDELIQEAVNLLVKSR; from the coding sequence ATGCAGTATGATGAAAAAGTTAAGAACCGTATGCGACGCATTGAAGGACAAGTCCGCGGCGTCATTAAAATGATGGAAGAAGAAAAAGATTGTCGGGATCTTGTTTCGCAAATGTCTGCCGTCCGCAGCGCCCTTGATAAAAGCATCGCGGTCATTGTCAGTTCTAACTTAGAACAATGCGTTCGGGAACAAGTTGACAAAGACGAACCGACCGATGAATTGATTCAAGAAGCCGTTAACTTGCTCGTTAAAAGTCGATAA